The sequence CAAGTCTTCAAATTCAGGAACCTTATCTGTAGTCTCTGAAAACAAGCCAGCACATAAGAAATTTAGTAAATGGTTTCAAGCACCAGGCATAAAGTTTCAACGGACAAGTACTCATGACTACCTTTGGGTAAATCTGGAGAAAGTGCATCCTCATTGTTTGAAATACTTGTATCAAGAGCTAAAGCTTTTTCTTCAGAAGCTGAAGTCTTTATCTCAGAAACTAACGCATCTGGTTCTGAGGCTAAAGGCTTTTCTTCAGAAGTAGTAGGCAAGGAAGCAGGTTTAGGAGTTGATGCAGGGAGCTTATCAAGGAACCATCCTCGAACCTGTTCAAATAGATGTCATACAAACACACTCGGTGAAACATGGACAATGTAAAAAGGCATTATCACCTGTGTAGCCTGTAGAGCTCTGCTTCCTACTCGGGCTGGAGAACGACTACACAGAGGAGCAGAAAATGAGACCAAATATCAGAAGTGTCACTTACACTATCATAAATACAGTCAAGCAACAACATATGACACGTATGCTTAAAAGGTAACATAATATAACTTCAGTCCTCCAAAAATGCTCTCTTAGGAATTGCGATCGAAGTATATGTTCCCTAGGTTAAGGCACTCACTTAAATTCTTCTACAAGCTTCTGGCAGAAACTATCAACCAAGACTTGCTCTTTTCTGTCTGATGAAACCAACTTCTCCATCCTCGCAATCTGTACCAAGAAAAACTTCTAGTTAGCACTAGTTAGCATGGCCAAAACAAGTAGACATAGGTATGAGGCATGACATGGTAAGCAAAAAGGCATTCACCAATTCCCAAAATACAGACACACTGATTGAGCTATATCTGTTTGCACATCAAGTCATCAAAACTAGACccgaaaacataaaataggaacaGGTGACATCCAGGTAGTGGTGTTTAGTTACACAACAAACTAAATAATACAATAATGCTCGGACATGTATCAAAGCCATGCCGATTCTCAAAAACAGTATGCAGCATGAAGCAATGAACGCCGCGCCCGAGTTAAAGATATAAGAGACATAGCACAACAATAACTCCATCCATAGTAATATTTATATTGTTTAGATGATCCATATCAAACTCTGAAACTAGGTGAACCGATCTATGAAGCACTTCATCTCTACCAATATAAAAAGAACCTAAGGAGCAGATCCAactaatctcggccatcaaaccaggtcaatccaacgacctagactgctccaATGGGAGCGCTCAACATATTTAGCGTccaattaatatcataccaaaaatagtgttaatcatataattaacacgcaaataatatcctacctaatatccACGTGCAACTAATATACTGCCTAATATAagcatgcattgcacgtacacatttacTAGTGATAGTATTATCCCACCCTCGCTCCAAAATGGATAAGCAAGTACAAAACAATAATGCATTAACAATGTTTGCCGGCCATGTGTCAAATGACTTGAAATTCTTTCGGAGGAAGCTATTAAGGAACAGATTGAGTGGTTTTAAACATAATATTTTTATGCCTATTGCTCTTATACTAGAAGATGAGTGTTCAGAAACATTTTTCAATCGAAATCGAGCTGCAACTGATTGTTTTCACTGGTCCGAAGGTGATGGATCCCCTTACCTCATGAAAGCACCAAATTCAACTTATGCATGAGCAGATGCTCACATCTAGGGGGCAAACGGAAAACAATAAGTTTTGGGTGTCCATTTAAAAGTAGGCGCAGCTTAACGCATATGCTACATATTGCATACTAACAAACCCTTTAGACTGGAATAACCTCCAACCATTTCAAATTATCACCACAACTAAAGATTAGGTCTCAAATGCTATCTACAAACTGAAAAATATAATGCAGTGCTCCAATAATTCCATCCCTACAGTTGCTTGGACTGATCATCAACTGACATTTTGGTCCAACGTTTGGGAATCATCAGCCCCAACAAACAAAACCCTAGTGATCTTTTCCACATCAGATACCATTATTACACACCAGCACAGAACAATGTGCCACGGGAGTACACAACGTATTGCAAAGAGAGCAGGAGAATCGCGATATGGACAATAATCAACATCCGCATGCAAGGGGGGAAATGGTCAGTACCCACAACACCGACAAATACGGAAAAAAAGTGTGTTACCAAAATAAGGGCACTGGAGCAACAAAAATCCAATAAGACTTCCCCCGTCCAAGAGGAGCTTCCCCTTCACGGAGAGCACCCCTGGATGAAACCTAATAAAACGAGGGCCAAGGAACATCCGCAGCAGAAACCGCCGCGAACTCAAAACGCAATGGATGGGGCGGCATCGAAACGACTGGATCGCGTCGGACGGTAAGCGTCCTCTTCCTATCGAACCGGAGGGGAAGCTCCTAACCATATCCGACGCCGCAGATACAGCAAATACCGGGGAGGGGTGGCGCCCATGAAGCACTGAAGAGCAGCGGGCCACCGCATCGGGGCGGCGAGGatggggggagaggggagggggcgaATGACGCTGTACCTCGGAGGGCGAGAAGCGGGTGGTGGATCGCCGCTCCAtcggtggccggcggcgaggtcgaggacgggcagggggaggacagaggggagagggaggcggcttCCAGTCCAACCACCAGTGGCACGGGCAATTATGGGGGGAGCTGCCTGTGCTGTCTCCGGATGCGCCGAGCGTGGAAAAAAAGAGGAATAAACCGAGTGAGAGAagaggggaggaggggaagcaggaaTCCCGGAAAGTGGGGCTCGGCCCACCGGAAACGGCGTGGACCCCGCTGTCCAGTAGGGGTGGGGAGTTCGGGGTCGGCTAATAATACGGCTCGGTTACTTCGGGTTTTTTccccttctactccctccgttcctaaatacagtATATAAGTCTTTGGAGAAATTCAACTA comes from Triticum aestivum cultivar Chinese Spring chromosome 5B, IWGSC CS RefSeq v2.1, whole genome shotgun sequence and encodes:
- the LOC123111751 gene encoding protein SAWADEE HOMEODOMAIN HOMOLOG 2 isoform X2, yielding MERRSTTRFSPSEIARMEKLVSSDRKEQVLVDSFCQKLVEEFNRSPARVGSRALQATQVRGWFLDKLPASTPKPASLPTTSEEKPLASEPDALVSEIKTSASEEKALALDTSISNNEDALSPDLPKETTDKVPEFEDLQFEAKSSKDSAWYDVALFLAHRKTSLGEVEVRVRFIGYGAEEDEWVNVRKAVRQQSIPLESSECRSIVKGDLVLCFKESNDEALHFDAHVLDVQRKQHDIRGCRCLFHVEYDHDQSQEMVNLKRISRRPRYL